A stretch of Miscanthus floridulus cultivar M001 chromosome 13, ASM1932011v1, whole genome shotgun sequence DNA encodes these proteins:
- the LOC136502143 gene encoding NAC domain-containing protein 83-like isoform X2 — protein MAAQLGLAPGFHFVPTDVEVVRLHLLPCIQDQPQPPNDIIVDDPLSAPPWALLEKHGRKHEAFFFAVGQALNAKGNRQKRTCEGHGTWEGQGKRKRQEEGKEKETKKRMRVSVCGRTKEIEWEKYALSFHERGVKGSTGWVMHEYSITSPPEFARSPMRVYCIRHSGHGKNAKKHNRDADDWGSDGEDDDEVDDATLATTSCTAEEDPALFIGAGNDQDLPALVEDNATTWCAAEEDPALFIGEYPLAPQAEYVTSLPVAVADVVNANPADGAGAGAGNDQDLPALVEDDDCFAFMNSLSDLVPGFDFAMRPWCRMHD, from the exons ATGGCCGCACAGCTTGGTCTTGCTCCTGGCTTCCATTTTGTGCCCACTGACGTGGAGGTGGTCAGGCTTCACCTCCTCCCTTGCATCCAGGACCAGCCCCAACCGCCGAACGACATCATCGTGGACGATCCGCTGAGCGCGCCGCCGTGGGCTCTCCTCGAGAAGCATGGGCGGAAGCATGAGGCTTTCTTCTTCGCGGTGGGGCAGGCCCTGAACGCCAAGGGCAACCGCCAGAAGCGGACCTGCGAGGGACACGGGACCTGGGAAGGGCAGGGCAAGAGAAAGCGCCAGGAAGAAGGCAAGGAAAAGGAAACCAAGAAGCGCATGCGCGTGAGCGTGTGCGGCCGCACCAAGGAGATCGAGTGGGAGAAGTACGCGCTCAGCTTCCACGAGCGCGGCGTCAAAGGCAGCACGGGCTGGGTCATGCACGAGTACTCCATCACTTCCCCACCTGAGTTCGCTCGGTCGCCGATGAGGGTGTACTGCATCCGCCACAGTGGCCACGGCAAGAACGCCAAGAAGCACAACAGGGACGCGGACGATTGGGGCAGCGACGGTGAGGACGATGATGAAGTGGACGATGCAACCCTCGCCACTACCTCGTGTACTGCGGAGGAAGATCCTGCCCTGTTCATCG GAGCAGGCAATGATCAGGACTTGCCCGCGTTGGTGGAGGACAACGCCACTACCTGGTGTGCTGCAGAGGAAGATCCTGCCCTGTTCATCGGTGAGTACCCGCTTGCACCACAGGCCGAGTACGTGACTTCTCTTCCTGTGGCGGTGGCTGATGTTGTCAACGCCAATCCTGCTGATGGGGCGGGCGCAGGAGCAGGCAATGATCAGGACTTGCCCGCGCTGGTGGAGGACGATGACTGTTTCGCTTTCATGAACTCTTTGTCTGATTTGGTGCCTGGTTTTGACTTCGCAATGAGACCATGGTGCCGGATGCATGATTAA
- the LOC136502143 gene encoding NAC domain-containing protein 83-like isoform X1, whose translation MAAQLGLAPGFHFVPTDVEVVRLHLLPCIQDQPQPPNDIIVDDPLSAPPWALLEKHGRKHEAFFFAVGQALNAKGNRQKRTCEGHGTWEGQGKRKRQEEGKEKETKKRMRVSVCGRTKEIEWEKYALSFHERGVKGSTGWVMHEYSITSPPEFARSPMRVYCIRHSGHGKNAKKHNRDADDWGSDGEDDDEVDDATLATTSCTAEEDPALFIGEYPLAPQAKHATSLPVAAADVVNANPADGAGAGAGNDQDLPALVEDNATTWCAAEEDPALFIGEYPLAPQAEYVTSLPVAVADVVNANPADGAGAGAGNDQDLPALVEDDDCFAFMNSLSDLVPGFDFAMRPWCRMHD comes from the coding sequence ATGGCCGCACAGCTTGGTCTTGCTCCTGGCTTCCATTTTGTGCCCACTGACGTGGAGGTGGTCAGGCTTCACCTCCTCCCTTGCATCCAGGACCAGCCCCAACCGCCGAACGACATCATCGTGGACGATCCGCTGAGCGCGCCGCCGTGGGCTCTCCTCGAGAAGCATGGGCGGAAGCATGAGGCTTTCTTCTTCGCGGTGGGGCAGGCCCTGAACGCCAAGGGCAACCGCCAGAAGCGGACCTGCGAGGGACACGGGACCTGGGAAGGGCAGGGCAAGAGAAAGCGCCAGGAAGAAGGCAAGGAAAAGGAAACCAAGAAGCGCATGCGCGTGAGCGTGTGCGGCCGCACCAAGGAGATCGAGTGGGAGAAGTACGCGCTCAGCTTCCACGAGCGCGGCGTCAAAGGCAGCACGGGCTGGGTCATGCACGAGTACTCCATCACTTCCCCACCTGAGTTCGCTCGGTCGCCGATGAGGGTGTACTGCATCCGCCACAGTGGCCACGGCAAGAACGCCAAGAAGCACAACAGGGACGCGGACGATTGGGGCAGCGACGGTGAGGACGATGATGAAGTGGACGATGCAACCCTCGCCACTACCTCGTGTACTGCGGAGGAAGATCCTGCCCTGTTCATCGGTGAGTACCCACTAGCACCGCAGGCCAAGCACGCCACTTCTCTTCCTGTGGCGGCGGCTGATGTTGTCAATGCCAATCCTGCTGATGGGGCGGGCGCAGGAGCAGGCAATGATCAGGACTTGCCCGCGTTGGTGGAGGACAACGCCACTACCTGGTGTGCTGCAGAGGAAGATCCTGCCCTGTTCATCGGTGAGTACCCGCTTGCACCACAGGCCGAGTACGTGACTTCTCTTCCTGTGGCGGTGGCTGATGTTGTCAACGCCAATCCTGCTGATGGGGCGGGCGCAGGAGCAGGCAATGATCAGGACTTGCCCGCGCTGGTGGAGGACGATGACTGTTTCGCTTTCATGAACTCTTTGTCTGATTTGGTGCCTGGTTTTGACTTCGCAATGAGACCATGGTGCCGGATGCATGATTAA